One Takifugu rubripes chromosome 2, fTakRub1.2, whole genome shotgun sequence genomic region harbors:
- the egln3 gene encoding prolyl hydroxylase EGLN3 — MPFIEPLSDANLEHLALEQIVPALLSHGFYYVDGLLGDLAGGAVLDQVKEMHRSGKLQDGRLAGSAPGIHRRSIRGDKIAWVSGSERGCEAVSLLLNLMDKLVSLCARRLGGRTIGERSQAMVACYPGNGAGYIKHVDNPNRDGRCVTCIYYLNKSWTEEHGGVLRIFPEGKSYVADVSPLFDRLLFFWSDRRNPHEVQPSYATRYAITVWYFDSVERAEAKRRFRAIRGEQLQLMDQTPPPGGQLGELHEE, encoded by the exons ATGCCGTTCATCGAGCCTCTGTCGGACGCAAACTTGGAGCATTTGGCGCTGGAGCAGATCGTTCCGGCCCTGCTCTCGCACGGATTCTACTACGTGGACGGTCTCCTGGGGGACCTGGCCGGCGGCGCCGTGCTGGACCAGGTGAAGGAGATGCACCGGTCCGGAAAGCTGCAGGACGGCCGGCTGGCGGGCTCCGCCCCGGGGATCCACCGCAGGAGCATCCGCGGGGACAAGATCGCCTGGGTGAGCGGCTCGGAGCGCGGCTGCGAGGCCGTGAGCCTCCTGCTCAACCTGATGGACAAACTGGTGTCGCTGTGCGCGCGCAGGCTCGGCGGGAGGACCATCGGAGAGAGGTCCCAG GCCATGGTGGCGTGTTACCCTGGAAACGGGGCCGGCTACATCAAGCACGTGGACAACCCCAACCGTGACGGGCGCTGCGTCACCTGCATCTACTACCTGAACAAGAGCTGGACCGAG GAGCACGGCGGCGTCCTCAGGATCTTCCCGGAGGGGAAGTCGTACGTGGCCGACGTCTCGCCGCTCTTCGACCGGCTGCTCTTCTTCTGGTCCGACCGCAGGAACCCGCACGAGGTGCAGCCGTCCTACGCCACCAG GTACGCCATCACCGTTTGGTATTTTGACTCTGTGGAGAGAGCCGAGGCCAAGAGACGCTTCAGAGCCATcagag gtgagcagctccagctgatgGACCAAACGCCGCCGCCTGGTGGACAACTCGGTGAACTGCACGAGGagtaa